Proteins from one Pseudoalteromonas undina genomic window:
- the tyrS gene encoding tyrosine--tRNA ligase, with protein MTAHLLSDIMQRGLVSQVSNIEQLTHKLKTPQVVYCGFDPTAGSLHIGHLVPLIMLKRFMDAGHQGVALIGGATGLIGDPSFKATERSLNTKQTVSQWVTALANQVESVLGPHLNKPLQIKNNADWFSCIDVLDFFRDVGKHFSINTMINRESVKQRLQRPEQGLSFTEFSYSLLQSYDFAKLNSELNCTLQIGGNDQWGNIVSGIDLTRRLNQQTVFGLTLPLITKSDGTKFGKTEGGAIWLDPKKTSPYRFYQFWLNCEDADVYNFLRFYTFLSVKEIEAIEANDKISGQKPQAQRILAEQLTRFVHAEEGLASAQRITELLFNGQVQTLNLNDLAQLEQDGLPVITLTEINITTSALLVLSGLANSKRAARELIAANAVKINGETISADHSQLNLALHQRFWLIQRGKKQFRLIKLN; from the coding sequence ATGACAGCACATTTACTTAGCGACATTATGCAGCGTGGTTTAGTCTCTCAAGTGAGTAATATTGAGCAATTAACCCATAAGCTTAAAACTCCACAGGTGGTTTACTGTGGCTTCGATCCTACCGCAGGTAGCTTACACATAGGGCACTTAGTACCATTAATAATGCTAAAGCGTTTTATGGATGCAGGGCATCAAGGTGTGGCATTAATTGGGGGGGCTACAGGGTTGATTGGTGACCCGAGTTTTAAAGCCACTGAGCGTAGCCTAAATACTAAACAAACGGTGTCACAATGGGTGACAGCGCTTGCAAACCAAGTTGAAAGTGTACTTGGTCCGCATTTAAACAAGCCACTGCAGATAAAAAATAACGCTGACTGGTTTAGCTGTATTGATGTATTAGACTTTTTTCGTGATGTAGGTAAACACTTTTCAATTAATACCATGATCAACCGTGAATCAGTAAAACAACGTTTGCAACGTCCAGAGCAAGGATTGTCGTTTACTGAATTTAGTTACTCCTTATTGCAGTCGTATGACTTTGCTAAGCTCAATAGTGAGTTAAATTGTACTTTGCAGATAGGCGGTAACGATCAGTGGGGTAATATTGTCAGTGGAATTGATTTAACCCGCCGTTTAAACCAGCAAACAGTGTTTGGTTTAACACTGCCACTTATTACTAAGTCAGATGGTACAAAATTTGGAAAAACTGAGGGCGGTGCTATTTGGCTCGACCCTAAAAAAACCTCGCCGTATCGCTTTTATCAGTTTTGGTTAAATTGTGAAGATGCTGATGTGTATAACTTTTTGCGTTTTTATACTTTTTTATCAGTTAAAGAAATTGAGGCCATAGAAGCAAACGATAAGATAAGCGGCCAAAAGCCTCAAGCACAGCGCATTTTAGCTGAGCAATTAACCCGTTTTGTTCATGCTGAAGAAGGCTTGGCAAGTGCGCAGCGTATCACTGAGTTGTTATTTAATGGACAAGTACAAACCTTAAATTTAAATGATTTAGCACAATTAGAACAAGATGGCTTACCAGTAATAACCCTTACTGAAATTAATATAACCACCTCCGCGCTATTGGTTCTCAGTGGTTTAGCAAACTCTAAGCGTGCCGCAAGAGAACTGATAGCTGCAAACGCAGTAAAAATTAATGGTGAAACAATTTCGGCTGATCATAGTCAGTTAAATTTGGCATTGCATCAACGTTTTTGGTTAATACAGCGAGGTAAAAAACAATTTAGGTTAATTAAACTCAATTGA
- a CDS encoding Na/Pi symporter — translation MSESKRNTLLIKTLNWAAIAFLVYLVLVAVGTVSGGFKLASGGTEGAKEIFAFATNPFIALLLGALATALVQSSSTVTSVIVGLVAGGLPLSIAIPMVMGANIGTTITNTLVSIGHIRSKEEFQRAFAASTVHDFFNLFAVIIFLPLEIMFGLLQKMSAALSHLFIGDADLSLKSYNFIKPLVKPAVGVIKDAFSFLDTKMLGAAMVIAGICLILFAVTTLGKLLKKALVGTAKDILHGAIGRGPIAGITSGAAVTVMVQSSSTTTSLMIPLAGSGVFTTRQIYPFTLGANIGTTITALLAATSITGPMAEVALTIALVHVMFNVFAVALIYGIPVLREIPLKLAEKLAEIGTKNKSAALGYVLGSFFVVPGLIVLAVR, via the coding sequence ATGAGTGAATCAAAGCGCAATACGCTATTAATAAAAACGCTTAACTGGGCTGCTATCGCCTTTTTAGTTTATTTAGTCCTGGTAGCCGTTGGCACTGTCAGTGGTGGTTTTAAATTAGCGTCGGGCGGTACCGAGGGAGCGAAAGAAATTTTTGCATTTGCAACCAACCCGTTTATTGCATTATTATTAGGTGCTTTGGCAACGGCTTTAGTGCAATCGTCATCAACGGTTACCTCAGTAATAGTGGGCCTTGTTGCTGGCGGTTTACCGTTAAGTATTGCTATTCCAATGGTGATGGGTGCAAATATTGGTACTACTATTACTAACACCTTAGTGTCTATTGGTCATATTCGCTCTAAAGAAGAGTTTCAACGTGCGTTTGCAGCATCAACGGTTCATGATTTCTTTAATTTATTTGCCGTTATTATATTTTTACCGCTTGAGATAATGTTTGGTTTGCTGCAAAAAATGTCAGCTGCTTTGTCGCATCTATTTATTGGTGATGCTGACTTATCATTAAAGAGCTACAACTTTATTAAACCACTTGTTAAACCTGCTGTGGGTGTAATAAAAGATGCATTTAGCTTCCTAGACACAAAAATGCTAGGTGCAGCGATGGTTATAGCAGGTATTTGTTTGATTTTATTTGCCGTAACTACATTAGGTAAACTACTTAAAAAAGCATTGGTTGGCACTGCAAAAGATATACTGCATGGTGCAATTGGGCGCGGGCCTATCGCAGGTATAACATCAGGTGCGGCGGTAACAGTTATGGTTCAGTCGTCATCAACTACCACGAGTTTAATGATCCCACTTGCGGGAAGTGGTGTGTTTACTACACGTCAAATATATCCATTTACGCTAGGCGCTAATATTGGTACAACCATTACCGCTTTATTAGCCGCCACATCAATTACAGGGCCTATGGCTGAAGTGGCGCTAACGATTGCTTTAGTACACGTTATGTTTAATGTATTTGCGGTTGCACTAATTTACGGAATTCCTGTACTACGTGAAATTCCGCTTAAGTTAGCCGAAAAGCTAGCCGAAATTGGTACAAAGAATAAATCAGCTGCATTAGGCTATGTGTTAGGGTCGTTCTTTGTGGTGCCAGGTCTAATTGTACTGGCCGTTAGATAA
- a CDS encoding TonB-dependent receptor, producing MKYYYLPPLLLCSQLGLINSACAEDTAQSIERITTTASRSEALSTPLPLVISVLSESQLELIAPTHVEEALQRVAGANVQRGNGQEYLPALRSQVLSGTGACGGVLTAEDGIALRAAGFCNINELFEAHSEMAERIEVLKGPGSALYGSNAVHGVINVITPDTTQGGGLLGFDYGSYDYARYKLRAGHAMDNSGLGINASFTDDSGYRDDESVKQQKINVRHRYNNDNLSLVSGLTYTNLDQQTAGYISGFQSYKDEDIAQQNFDPDAFRKARSFRAWSKASWQLGENTLVVTPYIRDQSMDFFKHFLPGTPLEKNSQTGFGLQSLYQHYVNDNTNLKLGFDGEFTQADFLQTQDKPTQGSAFLVATVPQGKHYDYQVDATLYAPFAAIDWQLNNWLITAGLRYEHMQYNYQNNMLTGRTKEDGSKCGFGGCRYSRPESTKNSFSNLSPKLGVSYQLNINNTLYANFSRGYRAPQAAELYQLQREQSTADLDAEIANNAELGIKGVYNNTRYGLSAYAMSKHNTIYRDSDFFTVNDGQTRHRGIELELAHSFNQHLSVNFAGTYAKHTYSNEQIIGSINIKGNDIDTAPRKVANIDFNWQANESISLALQWHYVSRYFTDPENLHEYQGHDILSLRGQWQISPQLLLSARIINLTNTAYAQRADYTSFTGDRYFPGKPRNAMLSVSYQW from the coding sequence ATGAAATATTACTATTTACCCCCGTTATTGTTATGCAGTCAGTTAGGTTTAATTAATAGTGCGTGTGCTGAAGATACCGCGCAATCAATTGAACGTATCACCACCACAGCATCGCGTAGTGAAGCGCTTTCCACGCCATTACCACTGGTGATCAGTGTATTAAGTGAATCACAGCTTGAGCTTATAGCTCCTACCCATGTAGAGGAAGCGCTACAACGCGTTGCAGGTGCCAATGTCCAACGTGGGAATGGCCAAGAGTATTTACCGGCTCTGCGCTCGCAAGTACTTTCTGGAACGGGCGCTTGTGGTGGTGTTTTAACCGCAGAAGATGGCATAGCTCTTCGTGCAGCTGGTTTTTGTAATATCAATGAACTATTCGAAGCGCATAGCGAAATGGCAGAGCGCATTGAAGTATTAAAAGGCCCAGGTTCTGCACTTTATGGTTCTAATGCAGTGCATGGTGTAATTAACGTTATTACCCCTGATACTACGCAAGGTGGTGGTTTACTTGGCTTTGATTATGGCTCTTATGATTATGCTCGCTATAAATTACGTGCAGGCCATGCCATGGATAATTCAGGCCTAGGTATTAATGCTAGTTTTACTGATGATAGCGGTTATCGAGATGATGAAAGCGTAAAGCAACAAAAAATAAATGTGCGCCATCGCTATAATAATGACAACTTAAGCTTAGTTTCTGGGCTTACGTATACTAATTTAGATCAACAAACTGCTGGTTATATTAGCGGTTTTCAAAGCTATAAAGATGAAGATATAGCACAGCAAAACTTTGATCCCGACGCCTTTAGAAAAGCTCGCTCGTTTAGGGCTTGGAGTAAAGCAAGCTGGCAATTAGGAGAGAACACTCTAGTTGTTACTCCTTATATTCGTGACCAAAGTATGGACTTTTTTAAACACTTTTTACCCGGCACACCACTTGAAAAAAATAGCCAAACTGGGTTTGGTCTACAATCGCTTTATCAGCATTATGTGAACGACAATACCAACTTAAAGCTTGGTTTTGATGGTGAGTTTACCCAAGCCGATTTTTTACAAACCCAAGATAAACCGACTCAAGGTTCTGCGTTTTTAGTGGCCACAGTGCCGCAAGGTAAACATTACGATTACCAAGTCGATGCCACCTTATATGCCCCATTTGCCGCTATTGATTGGCAGCTAAATAATTGGCTTATAACTGCAGGTCTACGTTATGAGCATATGCAATATAACTATCAAAACAATATGCTTACAGGGCGTACGAAAGAAGATGGCAGTAAATGTGGTTTTGGTGGCTGTCGTTATAGTCGCCCCGAGAGCACTAAAAACAGCTTTAGTAATCTTTCGCCAAAACTCGGTGTGAGCTATCAGCTTAATATTAACAATACACTATACGCTAACTTTTCAAGAGGCTATAGAGCCCCACAAGCAGCTGAGCTTTATCAATTACAACGCGAGCAAAGTACTGCCGACTTAGATGCAGAAATAGCAAATAATGCTGAGTTAGGTATCAAAGGGGTGTACAACAATACTCGCTACGGTTTGTCGGCTTATGCGATGAGCAAGCACAATACCATCTACCGCGACAGTGATTTTTTTACTGTTAATGACGGCCAAACTCGACATCGCGGCATTGAGCTTGAGTTAGCGCATAGCTTTAATCAGCACTTATCGGTTAATTTCGCAGGCACTTATGCCAAGCATACGTATTCGAATGAGCAAATCATTGGCAGTATTAATATTAAAGGGAACGATATTGATACCGCACCTCGAAAAGTTGCTAATATCGATTTTAATTGGCAAGCCAACGAGAGTATTAGCCTTGCGCTGCAATGGCACTATGTGAGTCGCTACTTTACCGACCCTGAAAACTTACATGAATATCAAGGGCACGATATTTTAAGCTTGCGCGGCCAGTGGCAAATTAGCCCACAATTATTACTCAGCGCGCGAATAATAAATCTAACCAACACGGCTTACGCACAGCGCGCAGATTACACTAGTTTTACTGGCGATCGTTACTTCCCAGGAAAACCGCGTAATGCCATGCTGTCTGTAAGTTACCAATGGTAA
- a CDS encoding YoaK family protein yields MFTKLPKWVEYGAFTLAFIAGMVNAVGLLGFEQQAISHVSGSVTSLAIELTTNIKAALFLIAIVLSFIFGSALTGLMLSGGSLKLGRHYDTLLFIEGILLLLSAQLLQYSYPYALTLASAACGLQNALATNYSGAVVRTTHLTGIFTDLGLMFGKALKGEAFDNRKCLVFVLIIAGFLAGGVVGVLLFKHYSVLTLVFPGIFCIVLSITYRVYRLSVL; encoded by the coding sequence ATGTTTACAAAACTACCTAAGTGGGTCGAATATGGTGCGTTTACCCTCGCTTTTATTGCCGGTATGGTAAACGCAGTAGGTTTATTAGGGTTTGAACAGCAAGCAATTTCTCACGTTTCAGGGTCGGTGACTTCATTAGCTATTGAACTTACTACCAACATCAAGGCAGCGTTATTTTTAATTGCGATTGTACTGAGTTTTATATTTGGCTCGGCATTAACAGGCTTAATGCTTTCAGGCGGTTCACTTAAGCTAGGCCGCCATTACGATACGCTCTTATTTATTGAGGGTATTTTACTGCTGTTAAGCGCACAGCTACTTCAATATTCTTACCCTTACGCACTTACACTCGCTTCTGCAGCCTGCGGCTTACAAAATGCTTTAGCCACTAACTACAGCGGCGCAGTTGTGCGAACCACTCACTTAACCGGTATTTTTACCGATCTGGGTTTGATGTTTGGTAAAGCCCTAAAAGGAGAAGCTTTTGACAATAGAAAATGCTTGGTCTTTGTATTAATTATTGCCGGTTTTTTAGCCGGCGGAGTGGTGGGTGTATTACTATTTAAACATTACTCAGTGCTCACTTTAGTTTTTCCGGGCATTTTTTGTATTGTTTTATCGATTACTTATCGGGTTTATAGGTTGAGTGTGCTTTAA
- a CDS encoding TIGR03643 family protein, with protein MFNQEQQSRIIEMAWEDRTPFEAIENLYGLNYSQLVNFMREHISSGSFKVWRKRHAGRKTKHLKLRDPAIMRSHCKTQYKQR; from the coding sequence ATGTTTAACCAAGAACAGCAATCACGCATTATAGAAATGGCATGGGAAGACAGAACGCCATTTGAAGCCATTGAAAATCTGTATGGGCTAAATTACTCTCAATTAGTTAATTTTATGCGGGAGCATATCTCTAGCGGGTCATTTAAAGTATGGCGTAAGCGCCATGCTGGGCGTAAAACTAAACACCTAAAGTTACGCGACCCCGCGATTATGCGCAGTCATTGTAAAACACAGTACAAGCAACGTTAA